One Melanotaenia boesemani isolate fMelBoe1 chromosome 8, fMelBoe1.pri, whole genome shotgun sequence DNA segment encodes these proteins:
- the selenof gene encoding selenoprotein F, producing MSGEVYLFWLFSLLQTLSAYGAELSSEACRELGFSSNLLCSSCDLLGEFSLLKLQPSCRQCCQQEAQLEARKLFAGAILEVCGUKLGRFPQVQAFVRSDKPKMFKGLQIKYVRGSDPVLKLLDDNGNIAEELSILKWNTDSVEEFLSEKLDRI from the exons ATGTCGGGGGAGGTGTATCTCTTCTGGCTTTTCTCGCTACTGCAGACG CTGTCGGCGTATGGGGCCGAGCTGTCATCTGAGGCATGCAGGGAGCTGGGCTTCTCCAGCAACCTTCTCTGCAGCTCCTGTGACCTGCTCGGGGAGTTTAGCCTGTTGAAGCTGCAGCCGAGCTGCCGGCAGTGCTGCCAGCAGGAGGCCCAGCTGGAGGCCCGTAAG CTCTTTGCTGGAGCCATCCTGGAGGTGTGTGGATGAAAACTTGGGAGGTTCCCTCAAGTTCAAG CTTTTGTCAGGAGCGACAAGCCGAAGATGTTCAAGGGTCTTCAGATCAAG TACGTCAGAGGCTCGGATCCTGTCCTAAAGCTGTTGGACGATAACGGGAACATTGCTGAGGAGCTCAGCATCCTCAAGTGGAACACCGACAGCGTGGAGGAGTTTCTGAGTGAGAAGTTAGACCGAATATAG